A single region of the Halogeometricum sp. S3BR5-2 genome encodes:
- a CDS encoding ribbon-helix-helix domain-containing protein, which yields MSTDSDAGGDGEMEKINVRVPQSLLAQVDDVWEERGYANKSEFIRDALRDAVNPPTQLSEEALAHLAESRKQREQGETVSQDDVKDRLGIDD from the coding sequence ATGAGCACTGACAGCGACGCCGGCGGCGACGGTGAAATGGAGAAAATCAACGTCCGGGTGCCCCAGTCGCTGCTGGCACAGGTCGACGACGTCTGGGAGGAGCGTGGCTACGCGAACAAATCCGAGTTCATCCGCGACGCGCTTCGAGACGCCGTCAATCCGCCAACGCAGCTGTCCGAGGAAGCGCTGGCGCATCTGGCCGAGAGCCGCAAGCAGCGGGAGCAGGGCGAGACGGTATCGCAGGACGACGTGAAGGACCGGCTGGGCATCGA